In one Luteitalea sp. genomic region, the following are encoded:
- a CDS encoding AI-2E family transporter, which translates to MTEERFRKTFLLLLVVAISIAFLALIQTFLLTILLAAIFAGVAHPIYLRLQRLLRGSRAVASLCTLVLLLALVIVPLLGLVGAVANEALQISENVRPWIERTLKEPSGLDTYVARIPFIDEVEPIRAELLTRGGELVGNLGAFLFKTLSATTRGTVVFFFHFFILLYAMFFFLMDGKQMLQASLAYLPLTEADKKRMLDRFTSVTRATLKGTLLIGVLQGGLAGLAFWVLGIEGAIFWTTLMIVLSIIPGVGVALVWVPAVIVLFVQGAVAQGLGLALFCALVVGSLDNVLRPRLVGRDTKMPDLLILFSTLGGIFLFGVTGFIVGPIIAALFITVWEMFGAAFRDMLPEGGETVSRG; encoded by the coding sequence ATGACCGAAGAGCGCTTTCGCAAAACGTTCCTGCTGTTGCTGGTCGTCGCGATCTCCATCGCGTTTCTCGCCCTCATTCAGACCTTTCTGCTGACGATCCTCCTGGCGGCGATCTTTGCCGGCGTCGCCCACCCGATCTATCTGCGCCTCCAGCGTCTGCTGCGCGGAAGCCGCGCGGTGGCCTCGCTCTGCACGCTCGTCCTGCTCCTGGCGCTGGTCATCGTGCCGCTGCTCGGGCTCGTGGGTGCGGTCGCGAACGAAGCGCTTCAGATCAGTGAGAACGTCCGGCCCTGGATCGAGCGCACGCTCAAAGAGCCCAGCGGGTTGGATACCTACGTGGCCCGGATCCCGTTCATCGATGAGGTCGAGCCCATCCGCGCCGAGCTGCTCACCCGCGGCGGTGAGCTGGTCGGCAACCTGGGCGCCTTTCTCTTCAAGACCCTGTCAGCGACGACACGCGGCACGGTCGTGTTCTTCTTCCACTTCTTCATCCTCCTCTACGCGATGTTCTTCTTTCTGATGGACGGAAAGCAGATGCTGCAGGCCTCGCTGGCCTATCTGCCGCTGACAGAGGCGGACAAGAAGCGGATGCTCGACAGGTTTACCTCGGTGACACGCGCCACGTTGAAGGGCACCCTCCTCATCGGCGTCCTGCAAGGCGGTCTGGCCGGGCTGGCGTTCTGGGTGCTGGGCATCGAAGGGGCGATCTTCTGGACGACGCTGATGATCGTGCTCTCGATCATCCCCGGCGTCGGCGTCGCGTTGGTTTGGGTGCCGGCCGTCATCGTGCTCTTCGTGCAGGGCGCCGTGGCACAAGGGCTCGGCCTGGCGCTCTTCTGCGCGCTCGTCGTTGGGTCGCTCGACAACGTGCTGCGTCCACGTCTGGTCGGCCGCGACACCAAGATGCCCGATCTGCTCATTCTCTTCTCGACGCTCGGCGGGATCTTTCTCTTCGGGGTGACCGGATTCATCGTCGGTCCGATTATCGCCGCGCTGTTCATCACGGTGTGGGAGATGTTCGGGGCCGCGTTCCGCGACATGCTCCCCGAGGGTGGCGAGACCGTGTCGCGGGGATGA
- a CDS encoding gamma-glutamyltransferase family protein, which translates to MRLRLVVAMVSLLVITVPTAAQRTQKPPLHGRHWMAITGKPLGATAGAMILQQGGNAVDATCAMLAAVSTMWDTLGWGGETQALVYNPHTKKVIGINALGVAPTGATPELFKKQDMSYPPEYGPLAAVTPGTPGGLLVMLAEFGTLSVKEVLAPAIELADGYPIEAQAANAMERHKKRIQEWPYSRQVFLTHPGEEREAPNAGEIFAQPDLAATLRKLVEAEQQALQAGKSRKEAIQAAYDRFYTGDIAKELVRGTKEQGGLITLDDLARWQVRLEEPVSTRYKDIDVYKLTVWTQGPALLQALNILETLDLPSMGYNSARYIHALYQTMNLAFADRDFYYGDPYVPPEEPVDGLLSKEYAQARAKQIDWERNDPDIKPGDPYPYGGTTNPFRDLLDKWTAPPPPTRPTTATQDVSMARVERSFDEGFRAGTTSIVAADKEGWLVSVTPSGAWIPAVIAGRTGIGLSQRMQQFVLDPASGPFNVVEPGKHPRVTLTPSLALKDGRPYLAFAVQGGDTQDQNLLQFFLNVVEFGMTVQQATEAANITSYQMRSSFDDHRAEPGRLTLNQSVPPWVIAELRRMGYRTEFSERTSGPINAIFLDTAHETMWGGSSNDGEDYGIAW; encoded by the coding sequence ATGCGTCTACGGCTTGTCGTCGCCATGGTGTCGCTGCTGGTCATCACGGTGCCTACGGCTGCGCAGCGCACGCAAAAACCGCCGCTCCATGGTCGCCACTGGATGGCGATCACGGGCAAGCCGCTCGGCGCGACTGCCGGCGCCATGATCCTGCAGCAGGGCGGCAACGCCGTCGACGCGACCTGCGCCATGCTGGCCGCCGTCTCCACCATGTGGGACACGCTCGGCTGGGGCGGCGAGACGCAAGCGCTCGTCTACAACCCCCACACGAAGAAGGTGATTGGCATCAACGCGCTCGGCGTCGCACCGACCGGCGCCACGCCGGAGCTCTTCAAGAAACAGGACATGTCCTATCCGCCGGAATATGGCCCGCTCGCGGCGGTCACACCTGGCACGCCCGGTGGGCTGCTGGTCATGCTTGCCGAGTTCGGCACATTGAGCGTGAAGGAGGTCCTCGCGCCTGCAATCGAGCTGGCCGACGGCTACCCCATCGAAGCGCAAGCGGCCAACGCCATGGAGCGGCACAAGAAGCGAATTCAGGAGTGGCCGTACTCGCGACAAGTGTTCTTGACGCACCCGGGCGAGGAGCGCGAGGCGCCGAACGCCGGTGAGATCTTCGCGCAGCCGGATCTCGCCGCAACGCTCCGCAAGCTCGTCGAGGCGGAGCAACAGGCGCTGCAGGCTGGCAAGAGCCGCAAGGAGGCTATCCAGGCGGCGTACGATCGCTTCTACACGGGCGATATCGCCAAAGAGCTCGTGCGCGGTACAAAGGAGCAAGGCGGCCTCATCACCCTGGACGATCTCGCGCGCTGGCAAGTACGTCTCGAGGAACCGGTCTCGACGCGCTACAAGGACATCGACGTCTACAAGCTCACCGTCTGGACGCAAGGCCCGGCGCTGCTGCAAGCGCTGAACATTCTGGAGACCCTCGACCTCCCGAGCATGGGATACAACAGCGCGCGCTACATCCACGCGTTGTACCAGACCATGAATCTCGCGTTTGCCGATCGCGACTTCTACTACGGCGATCCGTACGTTCCACCGGAGGAACCGGTCGACGGACTGCTTTCGAAGGAGTATGCACAGGCGCGGGCCAAGCAGATCGACTGGGAGCGGAACGACCCGGACATCAAGCCGGGGGACCCGTATCCGTACGGGGGCACGACGAACCCGTTCCGCGATCTGCTGGACAAGTGGACCGCCCCGCCGCCTCCGACGCGGCCCACCACGGCCACGCAAGACGTGTCGATGGCGCGTGTGGAGCGCTCGTTCGACGAGGGCTTCCGGGCGGGGACGACCTCGATCGTCGCGGCAGACAAGGAGGGGTGGCTCGTCTCAGTGACACCGAGCGGCGCCTGGATTCCTGCCGTGATTGCCGGCCGCACGGGCATCGGCCTCAGCCAACGCATGCAGCAGTTCGTGCTCGACCCCGCCAGCGGTCCATTCAACGTCGTCGAGCCTGGCAAGCACCCGCGTGTGACGCTCACGCCGAGCCTCGCGCTCAAGGACGGCCGTCCGTACTTGGCGTTTGCCGTGCAAGGCGGCGACACGCAGGATCAGAACCTGCTCCAGTTCTTCTTGAACGTGGTGGAGTTCGGGATGACCGTGCAGCAGGCCACGGAGGCGGCCAACATCACCAGCTATCAGATGCGCAGCTCATTCGATGATCACCGCGCCGAGCCGGGCCGCCTCACGCTCAACCAGTCCGTGCCACCGTGGGTCATCGCCGAGCTGCGCCGCATGGGCTACCGTACGGAGTTCTCCGAGCGCACGTCAGGTCCAATCAACGCGATCTTCCTGGACACAGCGCACGAAACGATGTGGGGCGGCTCCAGCAACGACGGCGAGGACTACGGCATCGCGTGGTAG
- a CDS encoding diguanylate cyclase, whose translation MFVMPFVGPLACGPAGHDCLGGGDVTDRANWPDPRSATDVLPLASSMEMTVHDSALGEQYRGRGAEANLIVIAHPDPRSLGRRYRVTPGSVLEIGRSLQTEISFPEVPSISRRHARLTYRDDVIMLADLGSRNGTYLNEEQVVEARPLQSGDRFQVGAVVFKFLHEADTENAYHEAIYELVIRDGLTNLYNRRKFQQELEREFARARRYGRALALVLFDVDHFKRINDTFGHLGGDAVLRGLARAVEELIRQEQVLARVGGEEFAVLCPETNADGARALAEKLRKVIERLAFSGSGTTSRITCSFGVAVLEDSMPHPDGLYAAADRALYLAKAGGRNHVVVADRG comes from the coding sequence ATGTTCGTCATGCCCTTCGTCGGCCCGCTCGCGTGCGGCCCGGCGGGTCACGACTGCCTAGGGGGAGGCGACGTGACAGACAGAGCTAACTGGCCGGATCCACGCTCGGCGACCGACGTGCTGCCGCTCGCCTCGAGCATGGAAATGACGGTCCATGACTCGGCGCTCGGCGAACAGTATCGCGGGCGTGGCGCCGAGGCGAATCTCATCGTCATCGCACACCCGGATCCCCGGTCGCTTGGCCGACGCTATCGCGTCACGCCGGGCTCGGTGTTGGAGATCGGGCGGTCGTTGCAGACCGAGATCAGCTTTCCCGAGGTGCCGTCGATTTCGCGCCGCCATGCACGACTGACCTACCGTGACGATGTCATCATGCTGGCGGATCTCGGGAGCCGCAACGGCACCTACCTCAATGAGGAGCAGGTGGTGGAGGCTCGGCCGCTCCAAAGTGGCGACCGCTTTCAGGTGGGTGCCGTGGTCTTCAAGTTCTTGCACGAGGCGGATACCGAGAACGCCTACCACGAGGCCATTTACGAGCTCGTCATTCGCGACGGGCTCACGAACCTGTACAACCGCCGCAAGTTCCAGCAGGAGCTCGAGCGAGAGTTTGCACGAGCACGACGTTACGGCCGGGCCCTCGCGCTGGTGCTCTTCGACGTCGACCACTTCAAGCGCATCAACGATACATTCGGACATCTCGGCGGCGATGCCGTGCTCCGTGGCTTGGCGCGCGCGGTCGAGGAGCTCATTCGACAGGAGCAGGTGCTCGCGCGCGTGGGAGGGGAGGAGTTCGCGGTGCTGTGCCCCGAGACCAATGCCGACGGCGCGCGCGCGCTCGCCGAGAAGCTGCGCAAGGTGATCGAGCGGCTCGCCTTCAGTGGTTCCGGCACGACCAGCCGCATCACCTGCTCGTTTGGTGTCGCGGTGCTGGAGGATTCAATGCCGCACCCTGATGGGTTGTACGCGGCTGCCGATCGCGCGCTCTACCTCGCCAAAGCCGGCGGCCGTAACCACGTCGTCGTCGCCGACCGCGGCTAG
- a CDS encoding DUF190 domain-containing protein gives MRIPREGRLLRIFIGETDRWHGRPLYEAIVEEARQRGLAGATVWKGFMGFGAHSRVHTTKILRLSEDLPVVIEIVDAPEKIESFLPDLDTMIEEGLVTVERAEVVLYRAPQKSTDEPRGRGA, from the coding sequence GTGCGGATTCCCAGGGAAGGGAGGCTGCTGCGAATCTTCATTGGCGAGACCGACCGCTGGCACGGCCGGCCGCTCTACGAGGCCATCGTCGAGGAGGCGCGCCAGCGCGGTCTGGCGGGCGCCACCGTCTGGAAGGGCTTCATGGGCTTCGGCGCGCACAGCCGCGTGCACACCACGAAGATTCTGCGCCTGTCCGAAGACCTCCCTGTGGTGATTGAGATCGTCGACGCCCCGGAAAAAATCGAGTCGTTCCTGCCCGACCTCGACACGATGATTGAGGAAGGCCTCGTGACCGTCGAGCGTGCGGAGGTGGTGCTGTATCGCGCGCCGCAGAAATCGACGGACGAGCCGCGCGGGCGAGGGGCCTAA
- the crcB gene encoding fluoride efflux transporter CrcB, with amino-acid sequence MRTWILIAVGGALGAAGRYALAGFVMNCVAPFFPWGTFVVNLLGCFLFGVTFGLAEERFVLGPSTRVFLLIGLLGGFTTFSSFSFESLQLLRDGEMGRAAFNAVGQVVGGVAALWLGLTLTRLL; translated from the coding sequence GTGCGCACGTGGATCCTCATCGCCGTCGGCGGCGCTCTTGGCGCTGCGGGCCGCTACGCGCTGGCTGGCTTCGTGATGAATTGCGTCGCGCCGTTCTTTCCGTGGGGCACGTTCGTCGTGAACCTCCTCGGGTGCTTTCTCTTCGGTGTGACGTTTGGGCTAGCCGAGGAGCGCTTCGTCCTCGGCCCTTCCACTCGGGTGTTTCTCCTGATCGGCCTCCTGGGCGGCTTCACGACGTTCTCGAGCTTTTCGTTCGAGAGCCTGCAACTCCTTCGGGACGGCGAGATGGGGCGCGCGGCGTTCAACGCAGTCGGCCAGGTCGTCGGCGGGGTGGCCGCCCTCTGGCTTGGCTTGACCCTGACCCGACTTCTGTGA
- a CDS encoding sigma-70 family RNA polymerase sigma factor, producing the protein MSVTETLLARGRAGDPDAINLLFERCLPPLARWAHGRVPAFARDLVETNDIVQDTVLRTLRRLDQFECRHAGGLLAYLRQAVENRIRDVIRRARRRPMCAEISEEQLDSQASPLEVAIGREAVERYEVALSQLKPSDRELIVARVELQYTFRDMVGLLGKPSPDAARVAVSRALLRLARVMVSLPAGARRQDENARDDDASREEIGARSAV; encoded by the coding sequence ATGAGCGTTACAGAAACGCTGCTCGCGCGTGGGCGCGCCGGCGATCCCGATGCCATCAATCTGCTGTTCGAACGCTGCCTGCCGCCGCTCGCGCGGTGGGCGCACGGACGGGTCCCGGCATTTGCGCGCGATCTGGTCGAGACGAACGACATTGTCCAGGACACGGTGCTGCGCACGCTGCGGCGCCTGGATCAGTTCGAGTGCCGGCACGCCGGCGGCCTGCTGGCCTATCTCAGACAGGCCGTCGAGAATCGCATTCGCGATGTCATTCGCCGAGCGCGGCGGCGGCCGATGTGCGCCGAGATCTCGGAGGAGCAGCTCGACAGTCAAGCGTCGCCCCTCGAGGTGGCGATAGGTCGGGAGGCGGTCGAGCGCTACGAGGTGGCGCTGTCGCAGCTCAAGCCATCGGATCGTGAGCTGATTGTCGCGCGTGTGGAGCTGCAATACACGTTTCGGGACATGGTTGGGTTGCTCGGCAAGCCGAGCCCAGACGCCGCCCGCGTCGCCGTGAGCCGAGCGTTGCTACGACTCGCTCGAGTGATGGTCAGCCTTCCCGCCGGCGCTCGTCGGCAGGACGAGAATGCGCGCGACGACGACGCCTCACGGGAGGAGATTGGCGCTCGGTCGGCGGTTTGA
- a CDS encoding protein kinase, whose amino-acid sequence MATDRFLDMAASLADGSPINWDDTDDAVSSEAERRLLRQLRVVQGVADLHRSTSDDEEDYRPLDIDEVWTTISEEPARPGGRVLPLTRSPARDDQATAEPPRPDSRPPNVWGHLHLLEKVGEGSFGEVYRAYDTRLSRDVALKLLRADARTRTSLAERLLHEGRALARVHHQNVVTVFGAEEHGGRVGLWMELVEGRTLADSVARDGPYSAREATLIGQDLCRALAAVHAAGLVHRDIKAQNVMRQQGGRVVLMDFGAGELRDRPTRSGRVRVTGTPLSTAPEVLAGGPASVRSDIYSLGVLLFYLVTGRFPVEAETLEELRSKHAHRTHTNLHDVRPDLPDSFVSVVERALEVEPERRYASVGVVQRALGRAFGLEQPVVTTTDETQASVLRGPGSARPWLHWRSYGRLLGAAAVLTLALLALWVVSRSRSVPSTPGEPALPLLAIRLLESATAGSGHVANSLSEQVHRELSLLRGGFDVAALDALRTLPAATDGPTVLHALSAEYLLEGTIDRSSKSTSARVQLLRAGADSPIWRQQLTRPNDQLSRLRDDIARTVAERLSTRKPDAGQASVNEHAYDSYLRGRYAFSQRRYDEAIGYLNKARSLQPDFADAWAELGKVYLWRFWSLGVQQTRREAIEAARLSSQKALELDSDVPEAHAVLADIAFTEDWDWERAEREFRMALASNPSDVVARFELAMFLAARGRTSEAIDEIERGRRLNPLSAETVGYAGMAYYYARDYARAIREFRAAVSLEPGLIPPYVGLCRALRAQGDLAAAREACQRGADTRRAELGEASLEGVDPEWNSFQAEIAQVYAALGERAEAEAILAALVDRREQNADAVSAYRFALVRASLGDVDEAFSWLDEAFEERLREVQFTAADPRLDGIRHDHRFDEYLSRLGIAAAISRDDHR is encoded by the coding sequence ATGGCAACGGATCGCTTCTTGGACATGGCTGCCTCCCTCGCGGACGGGAGCCCCATCAATTGGGACGACACCGATGACGCGGTGTCGAGCGAGGCGGAGCGCCGGCTGCTCCGCCAGCTCCGCGTCGTCCAGGGGGTTGCCGACCTCCATCGATCGACCTCGGACGATGAGGAAGACTATCGTCCGTTGGACATAGATGAGGTGTGGACCACGATCTCGGAGGAGCCTGCGCGGCCGGGTGGTCGCGTGCTTCCGCTCACGCGGTCGCCTGCGCGTGATGATCAAGCCACTGCCGAGCCGCCGCGTCCAGACTCTCGGCCACCCAACGTGTGGGGGCACCTCCACTTGTTGGAGAAGGTGGGGGAGGGCAGCTTTGGCGAGGTCTATCGTGCGTACGACACGCGGCTGTCACGTGACGTCGCGCTGAAGCTGCTGCGAGCCGATGCCCGCACACGCACGTCGCTGGCGGAGCGGTTGTTGCACGAAGGTCGTGCGCTTGCGCGTGTTCACCATCAGAACGTCGTCACCGTGTTTGGCGCCGAGGAGCACGGTGGGCGCGTCGGGTTGTGGATGGAGCTCGTGGAGGGCCGGACGTTGGCCGATTCGGTGGCGCGCGACGGTCCGTACAGCGCGCGCGAGGCAACACTGATCGGTCAGGACCTGTGTCGTGCGCTCGCCGCCGTGCACGCCGCCGGCCTCGTGCATCGTGACATCAAGGCGCAGAACGTGATGCGCCAGCAGGGCGGGCGCGTCGTCCTGATGGACTTCGGCGCGGGCGAGTTGCGCGATCGGCCCACGCGGAGCGGGCGTGTGCGTGTGACGGGCACGCCGCTCTCGACGGCGCCGGAGGTGCTCGCGGGTGGCCCGGCAAGCGTTCGGAGCGACATCTACAGCTTGGGTGTGCTGCTGTTCTATTTGGTGACCGGCCGGTTTCCGGTCGAGGCGGAGACGCTCGAGGAGCTGCGCTCGAAGCACGCGCATCGCACCCACACGAACTTGCACGACGTTCGGCCCGACTTGCCCGATAGCTTCGTGTCGGTCGTCGAGCGCGCGCTCGAGGTCGAGCCCGAGCGGCGATATGCAAGTGTCGGCGTTGTGCAGCGTGCGCTCGGTCGAGCGTTCGGCCTCGAGCAGCCCGTCGTCACGACAACGGACGAGACACAGGCATCGGTGCTGCGGGGGCCTGGCTCGGCTCGGCCGTGGCTTCATTGGCGCTCGTACGGCCGCCTCCTCGGCGCTGCCGCCGTTCTGACGCTGGCGCTTCTCGCGTTATGGGTGGTCAGCCGGTCGCGGAGCGTACCGTCCACGCCAGGCGAGCCCGCCCTTCCTCTGTTGGCCATTCGGCTACTCGAATCGGCGACGGCTGGATCCGGCCACGTGGCCAACAGCTTGAGCGAGCAAGTTCATCGGGAGCTCAGCTTGTTGCGCGGCGGGTTCGATGTCGCCGCACTCGATGCACTTCGGACGCTCCCCGCAGCAACCGACGGTCCGACCGTGCTGCATGCCTTGAGCGCAGAGTACCTGCTCGAAGGCACCATTGATCGGAGCTCCAAGAGCACGTCGGCCAGGGTGCAACTGCTCCGGGCCGGTGCGGACTCGCCGATTTGGCGCCAGCAGCTCACGCGACCGAACGATCAGCTCTCGAGATTGCGGGATGACATCGCTCGGACCGTCGCGGAAAGGCTGAGCACGAGAAAGCCGGATGCTGGTCAGGCTTCCGTGAATGAGCATGCGTATGACTCATATCTGCGAGGGCGATACGCGTTCTCGCAACGCCGGTACGACGAAGCCATCGGATACCTCAACAAGGCAAGGAGCTTGCAGCCCGACTTCGCGGACGCGTGGGCCGAGCTCGGCAAGGTCTACTTGTGGCGCTTCTGGTCACTGGGTGTGCAGCAGACGAGACGTGAGGCGATCGAAGCCGCCCGGCTATCGAGTCAAAAGGCATTGGAGCTCGACTCGGACGTGCCCGAAGCGCACGCGGTCCTGGCAGATATCGCCTTTACGGAGGACTGGGACTGGGAGCGCGCCGAGCGTGAGTTCCGGATGGCGCTGGCGTCGAACCCGAGCGATGTTGTGGCGCGATTCGAGCTCGCCATGTTTCTTGCAGCGCGGGGACGGACGAGTGAGGCAATCGACGAGATCGAGCGCGGCCGCCGGCTCAATCCGCTGTCGGCGGAAACGGTCGGTTACGCCGGGATGGCCTACTATTATGCACGGGACTATGCTCGCGCGATCCGCGAGTTTCGCGCGGCGGTCTCGCTGGAGCCGGGCCTTATTCCCCCGTATGTGGGGTTGTGCCGGGCCCTTCGCGCTCAGGGCGACCTTGCTGCCGCGCGCGAAGCGTGCCAGCGAGGGGCGGACACGAGGCGCGCCGAGCTTGGTGAGGCGTCGTTGGAGGGTGTCGATCCCGAGTGGAACAGCTTTCAGGCGGAGATCGCACAAGTGTACGCGGCGCTCGGAGAGCGGGCAGAGGCAGAAGCAATCCTTGCTGCGCTCGTCGATCGGCGCGAGCAGAATGCAGATGCTGTGTCCGCCTACAGGTTCGCTCTGGTTCGCGCGAGCCTGGGCGATGTGGATGAAGCGTTCAGTTGGCTAGACGAAGCCTTCGAGGAGCGCTTGCGTGAGGTGCAGTTTACGGCGGCCGACCCTCGCCTCGATGGCATCCGCCACGATCATCGCTTCGACGAGTATCTGTCGAGACTGGGAATCGCTGCCGCGATCAGTCGGGACGACCATCGTTAA
- a CDS encoding protein kinase codes for MSNLAVDLNDTAASVADGAEIDWEQIDRALSRESDRRLLRQLRVVAGIADVHRSVPDTELAEGAVPREPASGDAWRHALEQPESEAAGEPGPATWGPLQLLEKIGEGSFGEVYRARDIRLRRDVALKLWRVERGNAADRAKRMLHEARILARVRHQNVVTVYGAEEHDGRVGLWMELIRGETLANIMTTRGPYSAEEAALIGQDLCRALAAVHGASLLHRDLKAQNVMREEGGRLVLMDFGAGERQRVPRLGRAGRVTGTPLYLAPEVIEGESSTAQSDVYGLGVLLFHLVTGHFPVEASSYDELCEKHEKGERTSLIDLRQDLPQTFVSALERAIEPEPEQRYRSAGAFQKALATSLAVQEPSPAIQERPATAAVPPGFLHGWTTRQLALVVSLGVLLCLGIGVALMSLRRGGNQGMSADDTPLLAVRPLTAPTADDRYFAAGLTAEIATEVARATKAVTVMPVNTVERLPENIGAQELLQKLGAQYLVEGEAYEDDGGGFATIRLVRAGVGASSWRWPLQQPSGRVSKLQHDAVAHVLRVVEARRQAEAAQAPATTDDEAYRTYLLGRYHLLHYDYQQAVKLLEKATAHDPVYAPAWAALARAYFWRRAFPAGIDRAQMIERARDAAGRALQIDPNTGEAHGVLASIADQIDWNLHTARDSYVRALELNPADEATRLEFAVLLLALGRTDDARGVSATGRRLDPLSATFVVYDGLIDYYGRDYDAAIRAFERALLSDPEHRTAHLQLCAAYRAKSDLERSLRSCVDALNAKKASVPSERIRRFDVEWSTLQSEYGQTLAAAGRDAEASQILAELLHTRSLSSDAVRSYAIAYLYASLGKTDEAFRWLEEAVEERGVRFLAVDPHVDRLRSDGRFAGLLARVEADLQQAM; via the coding sequence ATGAGCAATCTTGCCGTCGATCTGAACGATACAGCGGCTTCAGTGGCCGACGGGGCGGAGATCGACTGGGAGCAGATCGATCGGGCGCTCTCACGTGAGAGCGACCGGCGTCTGCTCCGGCAGCTTCGCGTCGTTGCCGGCATTGCGGACGTGCACCGCAGCGTGCCGGACACCGAGCTCGCCGAGGGGGCAGTGCCGCGGGAGCCGGCCAGTGGCGACGCATGGCGGCATGCGTTGGAGCAGCCTGAGTCCGAGGCTGCGGGTGAACCAGGGCCTGCGACATGGGGGCCCCTGCAACTGCTCGAGAAGATCGGCGAGGGCAGCTTCGGCGAGGTGTATCGTGCACGCGACATTCGGTTGCGTCGCGACGTGGCTCTGAAGCTGTGGCGCGTCGAGCGTGGCAACGCTGCCGATCGTGCCAAGCGGATGCTGCACGAGGCACGCATTCTCGCGCGCGTTCGCCATCAGAACGTTGTCACGGTGTACGGCGCCGAGGAGCACGACGGCCGCGTTGGTCTTTGGATGGAGCTCATCCGCGGCGAGACGCTTGCCAACATCATGACGACCCGCGGACCGTACAGCGCCGAGGAAGCAGCGCTGATTGGCCAGGACTTGTGTCGCGCGCTGGCCGCCGTCCACGGGGCCAGCCTCCTTCATCGCGACTTGAAAGCGCAGAACGTGATGCGCGAGGAGGGTGGGCGCCTCGTTTTAATGGACTTTGGTGCGGGCGAGCGCCAACGTGTGCCACGGCTTGGACGAGCCGGACGGGTGACTGGCACGCCGCTCTACCTTGCGCCAGAAGTCATCGAGGGCGAGTCCTCAACCGCGCAGAGCGACGTGTACGGGCTTGGGGTGTTGCTGTTTCATCTGGTGACGGGACACTTCCCGGTGGAGGCGTCGAGCTACGACGAGCTGTGCGAGAAACATGAGAAAGGGGAGCGCACGTCGTTGATCGATCTGCGTCAAGACTTGCCGCAGACGTTCGTGTCCGCGCTCGAACGCGCGATTGAGCCAGAGCCGGAGCAGCGCTATCGAAGCGCGGGTGCGTTCCAGAAGGCGCTCGCCACGTCGCTTGCCGTTCAGGAACCTTCGCCCGCGATCCAGGAGCGGCCTGCGACGGCAGCTGTGCCACCTGGGTTCTTGCATGGATGGACCACGCGCCAGCTCGCGCTCGTTGTCTCCCTTGGCGTGCTGCTCTGCCTTGGCATTGGCGTGGCGTTGATGTCTCTTCGTCGTGGCGGGAACCAAGGAATGTCTGCGGATGACACACCCCTCCTTGCGGTCCGGCCGCTGACCGCGCCGACCGCGGACGACCGCTATTTCGCAGCCGGTCTGACTGCTGAAATCGCTACCGAGGTGGCCCGCGCGACAAAGGCGGTCACGGTGATGCCGGTCAACACCGTTGAGCGGCTGCCGGAGAACATCGGCGCACAAGAGCTGCTCCAGAAGCTGGGCGCGCAGTACCTCGTCGAGGGCGAGGCGTACGAGGACGACGGCGGTGGCTTTGCAACAATCAGACTCGTTCGTGCGGGCGTGGGAGCGTCATCCTGGCGCTGGCCACTGCAACAGCCGAGCGGGCGCGTGTCCAAGCTCCAGCATGACGCCGTCGCACACGTGTTGCGGGTCGTGGAAGCGAGGCGGCAAGCGGAAGCTGCCCAAGCGCCGGCGACAACCGACGATGAAGCCTATCGGACCTATCTGCTGGGCCGCTACCACCTACTGCACTATGATTATCAGCAAGCGGTCAAGTTACTGGAGAAGGCCACGGCTCACGATCCCGTCTACGCTCCGGCGTGGGCTGCGCTTGCACGCGCGTACTTCTGGCGACGTGCGTTCCCTGCCGGCATTGACCGGGCACAGATGATCGAGCGGGCGCGAGACGCCGCCGGGCGCGCCTTGCAGATCGATCCAAACACCGGGGAAGCGCATGGCGTGCTGGCGTCCATCGCGGACCAAATCGATTGGAATCTCCACACCGCGCGAGACTCCTATGTGCGTGCCCTCGAGCTCAATCCAGCGGACGAAGCCACGCGTCTCGAGTTTGCTGTCCTGCTCTTGGCGCTGGGGCGCACCGATGATGCCCGTGGAGTGTCAGCCACCGGGCGTCGGCTCGACCCCCTCTCGGCGACATTCGTCGTTTACGACGGCCTGATCGACTACTATGGTCGCGACTATGACGCCGCGATTCGGGCATTCGAGCGCGCGCTGCTGAGCGATCCGGAACACCGTACGGCCCATCTCCAATTGTGTGCCGCGTATCGAGCCAAGTCTGACCTCGAACGTTCCCTTCGAAGCTGTGTTGATGCGCTCAACGCGAAGAAAGCGAGTGTCCCGAGCGAGCGCATTCGACGGTTCGATGTGGAGTGGAGCACGTTGCAGTCAGAATACGGGCAGACGCTGGCGGCGGCTGGTCGGGACGCGGAGGCCAGCCAGATCCTCGCAGAGCTTCTACACACGCGGAGCTTGAGCAGCGACGCCGTGCGTTCGTACGCGATTGCCTATTTGTACGCTAGCCTCGGGAAGACCGACGAGGCCTTTCGCTGGCTTGAAGAAGCCGTGGAGGAACGGGGCGTCAGGTTCCTCGCTGTCGATCCCCATGTCGACCGACTACGGTCAGATGGGCGATTTGCCGGACTCCTGGCCCGTGTGGAGGCTGATCTGCAGCAAGCTATGTAA